A window from Camelus dromedarius isolate mCamDro1 chromosome 9, mCamDro1.pat, whole genome shotgun sequence encodes these proteins:
- the PPP1R14A gene encoding protein phosphatase 1 regulatory subunit 14A produces the protein MAAQRLGKRVLSKLQSPSRARGPGGSPGGLQKRHARVTVKYDRRELQRRLDVEKWIDGRLEELYRGREADMPDEVNIDELLELESEEERSRKIQGLLKSCLNPTEDFVQELLVKLRGLHKQPGLRQPSPSGDGSLSPLQDCARTAPP, from the exons ATGGCAGCTCAGCGGCTGGGCAAGCGCGTACTGAGCAAGCTGCAGTCTCCATCGCGGGCCCGCGGGCCTGGGGGTAGCCCCGGGGGTCTGCAGAAGCGACACGCGCGTGTCACCGTCAAGTATGATCGGCGGGAGCTGCAGCGGCGGCTGGACGTGGAGAAGTGGATCGACGGGCGCTTGGAAGAGCTGTACCGCGGCAGG GAGGCAGACATGCCTGATGAGGTCAACATCGATGAACTGTTGGAACTAGAGAGTGAAGAGGAGAGAAGCCGGAAAATCCAA GGACTCCTAAAGTCGTGCTTGAACCCCACAGAG GACTTTGTCCAGGAGCTGCTGGTGAAGCTGCGAGGCCTCCACAAGCAGCCAGGCCTCCGCCAACCCAGTCCCTCTGGTGACGGCAGCCTGAGCCCCCTCCAGGACTGTGCCCGGACCGCACCTCCCTGA